One genomic region from Microcystis panniformis FACHB-1757 encodes:
- a CDS encoding photosystem I assembly protein Ycf4, with translation MKAQTTSKDSLILRQEVVGARRPSNYFWAVIVSIGGLGFLLAGLSSYLKVNLLLVSDASALQFIPQGVALLFYGTAGTLLAIYLWLSLLWNVGGGYNEFNKETGKVKIFRWGYPGKNRRIDLDWPLEDVQAVRAEVREGLNPKRELFLRIKQRRDIPLTRVGDPMSLSELENQGAELARFLEIPLEGL, from the coding sequence GTAAAGATAGCCTGATCCTACGGCAAGAAGTAGTGGGAGCGCGTCGCCCTAGTAACTATTTTTGGGCTGTAATCGTCTCTATTGGCGGTCTAGGGTTTCTCCTCGCCGGTCTTTCCAGTTATTTGAAGGTCAATCTACTTCTCGTTAGCGATGCCAGTGCCTTACAATTTATTCCCCAAGGAGTCGCCCTCCTCTTTTACGGTACTGCGGGGACTCTTTTAGCCATCTATCTCTGGTTATCTCTCCTCTGGAATGTCGGAGGTGGTTACAACGAGTTTAACAAGGAAACCGGCAAAGTTAAAATCTTTCGTTGGGGCTACCCTGGCAAAAATCGTCGCATTGATCTCGATTGGCCTCTCGAAGATGTGCAAGCTGTGCGGGCCGAAGTGCGAGAAGGACTCAACCCGAAACGGGAACTATTCCTGCGGATTAAACAGCGTCGCGATATCCCTTTAACTCGCGTCGGCGATCCTATGTCCCTCTCGGAATTGGAAAATCAAGGAGCGGAACTCGCTCGTTTTTTGGAAATTCCTCTAGAGGGATTGTAG
- a CDS encoding peptidylprolyl isomerase, with translation MMKIRKSGWLSVVCLFLITTTTLFGCSSPEANSTPDNSMDNYKPRLDGTAVVEMIIKGKPVTIEIDGNAAPVTAGNFVDLVARGFYNGLTFHRVVTEPQPFVAQGGDPQGRGTGGFVDPETKQPRYVPLEILLKDEKEPIYGQAIGQQATARTPIVALPHKRGAIAMARSQQPNSASSQFYFALSDINFLDGDYAVFGYVTKGMEVIDTIKQGDKIDSAKVISGAENLKK, from the coding sequence ATGATGAAGATAAGAAAATCTGGCTGGCTGTCTGTAGTTTGTCTTTTTTTGATCACAACGACGACACTTTTCGGCTGTTCTTCCCCAGAAGCTAACTCCACCCCCGATAATTCTATGGATAATTACAAACCCCGCTTAGATGGAACTGCCGTGGTCGAGATGATCATCAAAGGTAAACCGGTAACGATCGAAATTGATGGTAATGCAGCCCCAGTTACTGCCGGTAACTTTGTGGATCTGGTCGCGAGAGGTTTTTATAATGGTTTAACTTTCCATCGCGTGGTTACAGAACCGCAGCCTTTTGTCGCCCAAGGGGGTGATCCCCAAGGTCGCGGAACTGGTGGTTTTGTCGATCCAGAAACCAAGCAACCCCGTTATGTTCCTCTAGAAATTCTCCTCAAAGACGAAAAAGAGCCGATTTATGGGCAAGCAATCGGTCAACAGGCCACGGCCCGCACTCCTATCGTCGCTTTACCCCATAAACGCGGTGCGATCGCGATGGCCCGTTCTCAACAACCTAATTCCGCTTCTTCTCAGTTTTATTTTGCCCTGTCGGATATCAATTTCCTCGATGGTGATTATGCCGTTTTTGGTTATGTCACTAAGGGAATGGAAGTGATTGATACGATTAAACAAGGGGATAAAATTGACTCGGCCAAAGTTATTTCCGGTGCAGAAAACCTGAAAAAATAG
- a CDS encoding beta-ketoacyl-ACP synthase, whose product MNVVVTGIGLISSLGNLSQSWQRLLEGKTGITRQQPFSDLPALPLGLIGHKPAFLEDLTKIALIAALEDAKLTPPLKDCGVTIGSSRGCQGLWERMAATGIVENWLDSLPDRASVLTARLIETGAPVLAPMAACATAIWSIAQGVELITMGECDRVLAGAIETPITPLTLVGFEQMGALAKTGCYPFDIAREGLVLGEGGAILVLESEERALSRNAPIYGQILGYGFTCDADHVSAPAVNNRSATKAIELCLHRSQLRKDEINYIHAHGTSTRLNDEREANLIASIFGSQVAVSSTKGATGHTLGASGALGVAFCLMALKNQRIPPCVGVRESPFQLNLARSAVNFSLHNCLCLSFGFGGQNAAIAVGKLFSNQ is encoded by the coding sequence ATGAATGTTGTGGTGACGGGAATTGGGTTGATCAGTTCTCTGGGAAATTTAAGTCAGAGTTGGCAAAGATTACTAGAGGGCAAAACTGGTATAACTAGGCAACAACCCTTTTCTGATTTACCCGCTTTACCCTTGGGTTTAATCGGTCACAAACCGGCATTTTTAGAGGATTTAACCAAAATTGCCCTGATTGCTGCCCTTGAAGACGCGAAGTTAACCCCTCCCTTAAAGGATTGTGGTGTCACTATCGGTTCTAGTCGCGGTTGTCAGGGTTTATGGGAACGGATGGCAGCGACGGGAATAGTAGAAAACTGGTTAGATAGTTTACCCGATCGCGCCTCGGTATTGACCGCTAGATTGATAGAAACCGGCGCCCCAGTCTTAGCACCCATGGCGGCCTGTGCCACGGCTATCTGGTCGATCGCCCAGGGTGTAGAATTAATTACTATGGGAGAATGCGATCGAGTTTTAGCCGGGGCGATCGAAACCCCGATCACTCCCTTAACTTTGGTGGGATTTGAACAGATGGGAGCTTTGGCGAAAACGGGCTGTTATCCTTTTGATATAGCTAGAGAGGGCTTGGTTTTGGGGGAAGGTGGGGCGATTTTAGTCCTTGAATCGGAGGAACGGGCTTTAAGTAGAAATGCCCCCATCTACGGGCAAATTTTAGGCTATGGTTTTACCTGCGATGCCGATCATGTCAGCGCCCCAGCGGTGAATAATCGTAGTGCTACCAAAGCCATAGAACTATGTTTGCACAGAAGTCAATTAAGAAAAGATGAAATTAATTACATTCACGCCCACGGCACTAGCACGCGTTTAAACGATGAACGGGAGGCAAACCTGATCGCCAGTATTTTTGGCTCGCAAGTGGCTGTAAGCTCGACAAAAGGGGCAACAGGACACACTTTAGGGGCTTCGGGGGCATTAGGTGTGGCTTTTTGTTTAATGGCTCTGAAAAATCAGCGAATTCCCCCCTGTGTCGGTGTGCGCGAGTCGCCTTTTCAATTAAATTTAGCTAGATCGGCTGTTAATTTTTCCCTGCACAATTGTCTCTGTCTTAGTTTCGGGTTCGGAGGACAAAATGCAGCCATCGCAGTGGGGAAGTTGTTCAGTAACCAGTAA
- the dnaG gene encoding DNA primase, whose amino-acid sequence MDTPRLHPDTIEEVKQRIDIVDLISERVVLKKRGREYVGLCPFHEEKSPSFTVSPAKQMYYCFGCGAGGNGIKFFMEVGKQSFSEVVFDLARRYQIPIKTLAVEQRQELEQQLSLKEQLYEIMAVAVSFYQHALSQPQGEKALDYLKVQRQLTAETIAAFQLGYSPEGWETLYRYLVEQKRYPVALVEQAGLIKARQNGSGYYDQFRDRLMIPIFDSQGRAIAFGSRTLGNEQPKYLNSPDTPLFEKGKTLFALDRAKQAIIQQDLAIVVEGYFDAIALHATGISNVVACLGTALSQEQIKLLLRYSESKQIIFNFDADQAGIKATQRAIEEINSLVYSGQVNLKILNLPDGKDADEFLKSHADGVNTYQELIEKSPFWIDWQISQILVNKDLKRGLHFQQIANSMVSLLQKLIDSNQRTFYLDYCSEILAQKDATRLPYILKNLSKQVNKPQGKSLAIKRKNILDKSEKNGSEKAEWLLLLIYLHSPEYRRLICELLDEKDLIFNVPDYRWLWQVILELETQITKPRDLMSALQNHLLIITTDKNRDFNSLFHLNEHTSQEILQPEEQIKNAIIAMEKISLMEYRRYCQEQLINALDSNQREFYQQEFYQTVNKLIAIDPHYQQA is encoded by the coding sequence ATGGATACACCGCGACTACATCCGGACACGATCGAAGAAGTTAAACAAAGAATTGATATTGTGGATTTAATTTCCGAGAGAGTCGTCCTCAAAAAAAGGGGAAGGGAATACGTCGGTTTATGTCCTTTTCACGAGGAAAAATCCCCTAGTTTTACCGTTAGTCCTGCCAAACAAATGTATTACTGTTTTGGCTGTGGTGCGGGGGGAAACGGGATTAAATTTTTCATGGAAGTGGGGAAACAATCTTTTAGTGAAGTGGTTTTCGATCTCGCTAGAAGGTATCAAATCCCGATTAAAACTCTGGCAGTAGAACAGCGTCAGGAATTAGAACAGCAATTATCCCTCAAGGAACAATTATACGAGATAATGGCCGTGGCGGTGAGTTTTTATCAACACGCCCTTAGTCAACCTCAAGGGGAAAAAGCGTTAGATTATCTCAAGGTACAACGACAACTAACCGCGGAAACTATCGCAGCTTTTCAACTGGGATATTCTCCGGAAGGTTGGGAAACTCTCTATCGTTATTTAGTGGAACAAAAGCGCTATCCTGTGGCTTTAGTGGAACAAGCGGGATTAATTAAAGCGCGTCAAAATGGTAGTGGTTATTACGATCAATTTCGAGATCGTTTAATGATTCCTATTTTTGATAGTCAAGGACGAGCGATCGCTTTTGGTAGTCGCACTTTAGGTAATGAGCAGCCAAAGTATCTAAATTCTCCCGATACTCCTCTATTTGAAAAGGGAAAAACTCTCTTTGCTCTCGATCGAGCTAAACAGGCAATTATTCAGCAAGATTTAGCGATAGTTGTCGAGGGTTATTTTGATGCGATCGCTCTCCATGCTACTGGTATTAGTAATGTGGTTGCCTGTTTAGGAACAGCTTTAAGTCAAGAGCAAATTAAATTACTTTTGCGCTACAGTGAAAGTAAACAAATAATCTTTAATTTTGATGCTGATCAAGCGGGAATTAAAGCGACACAAAGGGCGATCGAGGAAATTAACTCTCTAGTTTATTCGGGACAAGTTAACCTAAAAATCCTCAATCTTCCCGATGGTAAAGATGCCGATGAATTTCTTAAATCCCATGCTGACGGGGTGAATACTTATCAAGAACTAATCGAAAAATCTCCTTTTTGGATTGATTGGCAAATATCGCAAATTTTGGTTAATAAAGATTTAAAACGGGGACTACATTTTCAACAAATAGCCAATAGTATGGTGAGTTTGCTGCAAAAGTTAATTGATAGCAATCAACGGACTTTTTATCTAGATTATTGTTCGGAGATTTTGGCTCAAAAAGATGCTACTCGTTTGCCTTATATTTTAAAAAATCTCTCTAAACAGGTTAATAAACCTCAAGGAAAATCTCTGGCAATTAAGAGGAAAAATATCTTAGATAAATCCGAAAAAAATGGCTCAGAAAAAGCCGAATGGTTATTATTATTAATCTATCTCCATTCTCCCGAATATCGGAGGCTCATTTGCGAACTTTTGGATGAAAAAGATTTAATTTTTAATGTCCCTGATTATCGTTGGTTATGGCAAGTAATTCTAGAGTTAGAAACCCAAATTACTAAACCAAGAGATTTGATGTCAGCTTTACAGAATCATTTATTGATAATCACCACAGACAAAAATCGTGATTTTAATTCTTTATTTCACTTAAATGAACATACCAGTCAGGAAATATTGCAGCCAGAAGAACAGATCAAAAATGCTATTATAGCTATGGAAAAAATTAGTTTAATGGAATATCGTCGCTACTGTCAAGAACAATTAATTAATGCTCTCGACAGCAATCAACGGGAATTTTATCAGCAGGAATTCTATCAAACTGTTAATAAATTAATCGCAATTGATCCTCACTACCAACAAGCTTAA
- a CDS encoding photosystem II manganese-stabilizing polypeptide: MRFRALLVAFLALCLGVLTACSDAPSAVLNRNELTYDEILNTGLANKCPQISEFTRGTLPLESGESYVVTDLCLEPQEYFVKGEPINKREAATFIPGKLLTRDTTSLEQMTATLTVGEDGVLTLKEEDGIDFQPITVQLPGGERVPLFFTIKGFTGKTEAGFSSINSSTDFEGEFKVPSYRGAGFLDPKGRGVVTGYDNAVALPASADSQDFQRANVKATELGKGTMSLQVTKVDASTGEFAGVFESEQPSDTDLGAKDAEEVKIRGIFYGRLEARA; the protein is encoded by the coding sequence ATGAGATTTCGTGCCTTGTTAGTTGCCTTTTTAGCCTTGTGCTTAGGGGTGTTGACAGCTTGTAGCGACGCGCCTAGTGCCGTCCTGAATAGAAACGAGCTAACCTATGATGAAATTTTAAACACTGGATTAGCTAACAAATGTCCGCAGATTTCCGAGTTTACCCGGGGTACTCTCCCCTTAGAAAGCGGCGAAAGTTATGTGGTGACAGATTTATGTTTGGAACCCCAAGAATATTTTGTCAAGGGTGAACCCATTAATAAGCGGGAAGCAGCCACCTTTATCCCGGGTAAACTCCTAACCAGAGATACCACCAGTTTAGAACAGATGACAGCGACCTTAACCGTAGGTGAAGACGGTGTTTTAACCCTCAAGGAAGAAGACGGTATTGATTTCCAACCCATTACCGTACAATTACCCGGAGGTGAAAGAGTTCCCCTCTTCTTTACCATTAAAGGTTTCACCGGCAAAACCGAAGCTGGATTTAGCTCTATCAACAGTTCCACGGATTTTGAAGGCGAATTTAAAGTTCCCTCCTATCGTGGCGCTGGTTTCTTAGATCCCAAAGGTCGGGGTGTGGTGACGGGTTATGATAATGCTGTCGCTTTACCCGCTAGTGCTGATAGTCAAGATTTCCAGCGTGCTAACGTCAAAGCGACGGAACTGGGTAAAGGTACTATGTCTTTACAGGTGACTAAAGTTGATGCTTCTACTGGCGAGTTTGCTGGTGTTTTTGAAAGTGAACAGCCTTCCGACACCGATTTAGGGGCAAAAGATGCTGAAGAAGTGAAAATTCGCGGCATTTTCTACGGTCGTCTCGAAGCTCGTGCCTAA
- a CDS encoding phosphoglucomutase/phosphomannomutase family protein, whose translation MTTVNPIKFGTDGWRGIIAADFTFDRVALLAPLAAQVLADNYGQITGSRTMIVGYDRRFMAEDFAQTAAESLQKAGFDVLLSQSYAPTPAFSWAARAENALGAIVLTASHNPAKYLGLKVKGYFGGSVSPEITQQIEALLSNPPQFKDNAGKLSTFEPWSSYCQGLRQKVNIAAIANAIKSGQLKVYSDVMHGAAATGLERLLGVGITELRGNRDPLFGGGSPEPLPRNLREIIDKLAHSANLAPLRVGLVFDGDSDRVAAIDGQGNFLSTQNLIPILIEHLAGKKGMRGEIVKTVSGSDLIPKLASLYGLSVFETPIGYKYIADRMLTTPVLIGGEESGGVGYGTHIPERDALLSALYVLEAVVESGQDLSDLYAQLQDKTGFHSEYDRIDLPLANMEARNQLITALDKEPLREIAGKQVTDCNTMDGYKFRLEDGSWLLIRFSGTEPVLRLYCESSTLDRVQEILAWAKSWATYI comes from the coding sequence ATGACCACCGTGAACCCGATTAAATTTGGAACCGATGGCTGGCGCGGGATTATCGCCGCCGATTTTACTTTCGATCGAGTCGCTCTGCTCGCTCCCTTGGCGGCTCAGGTTTTAGCGGATAATTATGGTCAGATCACAGGTTCGCGGACGATGATCGTCGGCTATGATCGGCGGTTTATGGCGGAAGATTTTGCTCAAACTGCGGCGGAATCGCTTCAAAAAGCTGGTTTTGATGTGCTTCTCTCCCAATCCTACGCTCCGACTCCCGCTTTTAGTTGGGCAGCTCGAGCGGAAAATGCTCTCGGTGCGATCGTGTTAACCGCCAGTCATAACCCGGCTAAATATCTCGGTTTGAAGGTTAAAGGTTATTTTGGTGGTTCTGTCTCGCCGGAAATTACCCAACAAATTGAAGCTTTATTGTCTAATCCGCCGCAATTTAAGGACAATGCAGGTAAATTAAGCACTTTTGAGCCTTGGTCAAGTTATTGTCAGGGTTTACGCCAAAAAGTTAATATTGCCGCTATTGCCAACGCGATCAAATCGGGACAACTAAAAGTTTATTCCGATGTCATGCACGGTGCGGCGGCTACCGGTTTAGAGCGTCTTTTGGGGGTGGGGATCACGGAATTACGCGGCAATCGCGATCCTTTGTTCGGTGGCGGCTCTCCGGAACCTTTACCGAGAAATTTGAGGGAAATCATCGATAAACTGGCTCACAGCGCAAATTTAGCCCCTTTGCGAGTAGGTTTGGTCTTCGATGGCGATAGCGATCGAGTGGCGGCGATCGATGGTCAGGGGAATTTTTTAAGCACCCAAAATCTCATCCCGATTTTAATCGAGCATTTAGCCGGCAAAAAGGGAATGAGAGGGGAAATTGTGAAAACGGTGAGCGGTTCCGATTTAATCCCCAAATTAGCCAGTTTATACGGTTTATCGGTCTTTGAAACCCCGATCGGTTATAAGTATATCGCCGATCGAATGTTGACCACTCCTGTGTTAATTGGTGGGGAAGAGTCGGGAGGTGTCGGTTATGGTACTCACATTCCCGAACGGGATGCTTTATTATCAGCTTTATACGTTTTGGAAGCAGTGGTAGAATCGGGCCAAGATTTAAGCGATCTTTACGCGCAATTACAGGATAAAACTGGTTTTCATTCTGAGTATGATCGTATTGATTTACCCCTAGCTAATATGGAAGCTCGCAATCAGTTAATTACTGCTTTGGATAAGGAACCCTTAAGGGAAATTGCCGGTAAACAAGTGACTGATTGTAATACTATGGACGGTTATAAGTTCCGTTTAGAAGATGGCAGTTGGTTGTTAATTCGCTTTAGTGGCACAGAACCGGTTTTGCGTCTCTACTGTGAATCTTCAACCCTCGATCGAGTTCAGGAAATTCTCGCCTGGGCCAAATCTTGGGCTACTTATATCTAA
- a CDS encoding (Fe-S)-binding protein yields the protein MQTSEHSVNFQELIDQKNQGFDPKNPPAQELIDSCVHCGFCLSTCPSYRVIGKEMDSPRGRIYLMNAINKGEAVLDETTSQHFDTCLGCLACVSTCPSGVQYDQLIAAVRPQVERNQPRSFKDKIIRFLIFNLFPYPVRLKLFLPFLWLYQTLGLQTLVRKSGILKMLFPRLAAMESILPRITLNSLFKNYADVIPSQTEKRYRVGVVLGCVQRLFFSPVNEATVRVLTANGCEVVIPKTQGCCAALPAHQGQEKQAQSLARQMIDSFAETEVDYIIINAAGCGHTLKEYHHILADDPEYKDKAKEFVAKVRDAQEFLATVGLTADLSPITETELTLVYQDACHLLHGQKISVQPRQLLQKIPNINLKEPIDAALCCGSAGVYNMLQPDTADELGQQKVRNLLNTGAAVIASPNPGCSLQIKKHLQLQGKDTPVIHPIELLDYAIRGLKIS from the coding sequence ATGCAAACCTCCGAACATTCCGTTAACTTTCAAGAATTAATCGACCAAAAAAATCAAGGATTTGACCCCAAAAATCCCCCCGCTCAAGAATTAATCGATAGTTGTGTTCACTGTGGTTTTTGTCTTTCTACCTGTCCCAGTTATCGAGTCATTGGCAAAGAAATGGACTCCCCCCGGGGTAGAATTTATCTGATGAATGCCATCAACAAAGGAGAAGCGGTTTTAGACGAAACCACTAGCCAACATTTTGATACTTGTTTAGGTTGTTTAGCCTGTGTTAGTACCTGTCCATCGGGAGTACAATACGATCAATTAATCGCCGCAGTTCGTCCGCAAGTGGAACGCAATCAACCCCGCAGTTTTAAAGATAAAATTATTCGTTTTCTCATTTTTAATCTCTTTCCCTATCCCGTCCGTCTCAAATTATTTTTACCTTTCCTCTGGTTATATCAAACCCTAGGATTACAAACCCTAGTCAGGAAATCGGGTATCTTAAAAATGCTCTTTCCCCGTCTAGCAGCAATGGAATCAATTTTACCCAGAATTACTCTAAATTCTCTGTTTAAAAACTATGCCGATGTTATTCCCTCCCAGACTGAAAAACGCTATCGGGTGGGAGTAGTTTTAGGTTGTGTGCAGAGACTCTTTTTTTCACCAGTAAATGAAGCAACAGTGCGGGTTTTAACTGCCAATGGTTGTGAAGTGGTTATCCCAAAAACCCAGGGTTGTTGTGCCGCTTTACCCGCACACCAAGGACAGGAAAAACAAGCACAAAGTTTAGCCAGACAAATGATCGATAGTTTTGCAGAAACCGAGGTTGATTATATTATTATCAATGCGGCAGGTTGTGGTCATACTCTCAAGGAATATCATCATATTTTAGCCGATGATCCTGAATATAAAGATAAGGCTAAGGAGTTTGTGGCTAAAGTCCGCGATGCTCAAGAATTTTTAGCAACAGTGGGATTAACTGCTGATTTATCGCCGATTACCGAGACAGAATTAACCCTAGTTTATCAAGATGCCTGTCATCTTTTACACGGACAAAAAATCTCCGTGCAACCACGGCAATTATTGCAAAAAATCCCCAATATTAACTTAAAAGAACCTATCGATGCCGCCCTGTGTTGTGGTAGTGCCGGAGTTTATAATATGCTACAGCCAGATACTGCCGATGAATTAGGTCAGCAGAAAGTACGCAATTTATTAAATACTGGGGCTGCGGTGATTGCTTCTCCTAATCCGGGTTGTTCCCTACAAATTAAAAAACATCTACAATTACAGGGAAAAGATACACCCGTTATTCATCCTATCGAATTATTAGATTATGCGATTCGCGGGCTGAAAATTTCCTAA
- a CDS encoding FAD-binding oxidoreductase, whose product MTAIAVQITSILPPDTTVIAWPQVPKEEQERLSRAIRGKSPEILVYPANTTALSSLVRFTNENRLSLLAYGQGSKLDWGGLVESPDILVSTQNLNRIIDHARGDLTITVQAGLKLADLQAFLAPSGQFIPLDPSFADNATIGGIMATADAGTWRQRYGGVRDLILGFSFIRHDGEIAKAGGRVVKNVAGYDMMKLFTGSYGTLGIIDQITLRLYPETANSETLIITGNSENISKLSQVIRQSALTPTVAECLNPGMTQALGLGEKVALLLRFQSIPESISEQSQQVSYLGQQLDCQTNYYRDEAAVSLWQRYRKTMDNSGQEGNFFGKIGLLPSNLALVIDQINGLASINISSGVGKVILKSEENLDKIRSLCSANQGYLTVLTAPPSLKEKIEPWGYTGNAITMMKTLKTKFDPHGIFSPERFLNKI is encoded by the coding sequence ATGACTGCGATCGCTGTTCAGATAACTTCTATTTTACCCCCCGACACGACGGTTATTGCCTGGCCACAAGTGCCAAAAGAGGAACAAGAAAGATTATCAAGGGCAATTAGGGGCAAAAGTCCTGAAATTCTAGTCTATCCCGCTAATACAACCGCTTTATCCTCTCTGGTGCGTTTTACCAACGAAAATCGTCTGTCTTTACTGGCCTACGGTCAAGGCAGTAAATTAGATTGGGGTGGGTTAGTCGAGTCGCCCGATATTTTAGTTAGTACCCAAAATCTCAACCGGATTATTGACCATGCTAGGGGAGATTTAACTATAACCGTGCAAGCTGGGCTTAAACTAGCGGATTTACAGGCTTTTTTAGCTCCTAGCGGTCAATTTATTCCTCTTGATCCCAGTTTCGCTGATAATGCCACGATTGGCGGTATTATGGCCACGGCCGATGCGGGAACATGGCGGCAAAGATACGGTGGAGTCCGGGATCTGATCCTAGGATTCTCCTTTATCCGTCACGATGGCGAGATTGCTAAAGCTGGAGGGCGTGTGGTCAAGAATGTGGCGGGATACGACATGATGAAGCTATTTACGGGTTCCTACGGCACTTTAGGGATTATCGATCAGATTACCCTACGACTGTATCCCGAAACTGCTAACTCAGAAACCCTGATAATCACTGGAAATAGCGAAAATATTAGTAAATTAAGTCAAGTTATTCGGCAATCGGCCTTAACTCCCACCGTGGCTGAATGTTTAAACCCAGGGATGACGCAAGCACTAGGATTAGGGGAAAAAGTCGCTTTACTGCTGCGTTTTCAAAGCATTCCCGAAAGTATTAGCGAACAATCGCAACAGGTGAGTTATTTAGGACAACAGTTAGATTGTCAGACTAATTATTATCGGGATGAGGCAGCAGTTTCTCTATGGCAAAGATACCGAAAAACAATGGATAATTCCGGCCAAGAGGGCAATTTTTTCGGCAAAATAGGATTATTACCCAGCAATTTAGCTCTAGTTATCGACCAAATTAACGGACTAGCCTCGATTAATATTAGTAGCGGGGTGGGTAAAGTTATCTTAAAATCGGAGGAAAATCTTGACAAAATTCGCTCTTTATGCAGTGCCAATCAGGGTTATCTAACGGTGTTAACCGCACCTCCATCGCTAAAGGAAAAAATTGAACCTTGGGGTTATACAGGTAACGCAATCACCATGATGAAAACCCTAAAAACTAAATTCGATCCTCACGGTATTTTTAGTCCTGAACGCTTTCTTAACAAAATCTAA
- a CDS encoding aspartate aminotransferase, whose product MSVDWTNSRAKRLSALPPYVFARLDELKALARKEGLDLIDLGMGNPDGFAPRPVIEAAIQAFETPQFHGYPPFEGTASFREAIAKWYDRSYGVELNPDNEALPLLGSKEGLSHLALAYVNPGDVVLVPSPAYPAHFRGPLIAGATLYPIILKAEQDWLIDIDSIPEDVAKQAKILYFNYPSNPTAAVAPREFFEKIVAWAQQYEIMLVHDLCYAELSFDGYQPTSLLEIPGAKEISVEFHTLSKTYNMAGWRVGFVVGNADIIQGLRTLKTNLDYGIFSVIQKAAETALQLPDEYVKQVQERYRQRRDFLIKGLGQLGWDIPPSKATMYLWIPCSVGMTSTDFALSVLQKTGVVVTPGNAFGEGGEGYVRVSLIADIPRLGEALQRLEDAGIRYR is encoded by the coding sequence ATGAGTGTAGATTGGACGAATAGCCGCGCCAAGCGATTAAGTGCCTTACCCCCCTACGTTTTCGCCCGCTTGGATGAATTAAAAGCCTTAGCCCGCAAAGAAGGACTAGATTTAATCGATTTAGGTATGGGCAACCCGGACGGTTTTGCTCCGCGTCCGGTTATCGAAGCGGCCATTCAAGCTTTTGAAACGCCCCAATTTCACGGTTATCCCCCCTTTGAAGGAACCGCCAGTTTTCGAGAAGCGATCGCTAAATGGTATGATCGCTCTTATGGTGTGGAACTCAATCCCGATAACGAAGCTTTACCCTTGCTCGGTTCCAAAGAGGGCCTATCTCACCTCGCCCTAGCTTATGTTAACCCCGGCGATGTGGTCTTAGTTCCCAGTCCCGCCTATCCCGCCCATTTTCGCGGTCCTTTGATTGCTGGGGCGACGCTATACCCGATTATTTTAAAAGCAGAACAGGATTGGCTGATAGATATCGATTCTATCCCCGAAGATGTGGCTAAACAGGCGAAAATCCTCTATTTTAACTATCCCAGTAACCCCACCGCCGCCGTTGCCCCTCGGGAATTTTTTGAAAAAATCGTTGCTTGGGCCCAGCAATATGAGATTATGCTCGTCCATGATCTCTGTTATGCTGAATTAAGTTTTGATGGTTATCAGCCCACCAGTTTATTAGAAATTCCGGGGGCAAAAGAGATTAGTGTGGAATTTCATACCCTCTCGAAAACCTATAATATGGCCGGGTGGCGCGTCGGTTTTGTCGTGGGCAATGCCGATATTATTCAAGGGTTACGCACCCTGAAAACTAATCTCGATTATGGTATCTTTTCCGTCATCCAAAAAGCGGCCGAAACCGCCCTACAACTGCCGGATGAATACGTCAAACAAGTACAGGAAAGATACCGGCAGCGACGAGATTTTTTAATCAAAGGTTTGGGGCAATTAGGTTGGGATATTCCCCCCTCTAAGGCGACAATGTATCTCTGGATTCCCTGTAGCGTCGGCATGACTTCCACGGATTTTGCCCTCAGCGTCCTGCAAAAAACTGGTGTCGTCGTCACTCCGGGTAATGCTTTTGGAGAGGGAGGGGAAGGTTATGTGCGCGTCAGTTTAATCGCCGATATCCCGCGATTAGGGGAAGCTTTACAGCGCCTCGAAGATGCGGGAATTCGCTATCGGTAA